The window cgaacaaaactataaaagattacaaaataataaaaatattattaaacaaaagagaatgtcaaaacggctacaaaaccctaagaggctacattgtgaataacttattctctaactaaattacaagctctatttatagagcaataaaccaaagaaaccctaatgcgtatatgccaaaaataccctactacaaaatcaaatcaaagctctaattaatttcctaaataaacctaataaattccaacataTATGTCTCACTCACTTGCATATATTGAATTGAATGAGCAACTAAAAGATGATCAAATTCAAATTAAGAATCAATAGAAGTACCCGCCCGCcagaaaaaatattgaaaagaatCAGTCACTCCACAAGGAAATGTCACCAGTATTATTCCCCCAGTCGTCGTCATCATATTCGTTCCAATTAAAACCCTTTTGCAGGGATGGTGGAGTGAGGATCAAACCCTCAGCCATGCTATCAATCAACCCCGGCATGTTAAACAACTCCTCCTCATCCAAATACACAACTTTTcccatctcttcttcttctaccttctccaacttcaaagaagaagatgaagaggctTTAACTTTAACCTCCAAGAATGCCTCGGCAGCCTCTAAGGCAGCACATTGTATCTCCTTTACGGTATAAGCATTCGACTCGAAGCGCGGCAAAGCACTTGCCTCGTTAGGAAAGTTGAGTGAAGCAGACTCACCCTTGAGAGCCAAGGCTGCAACATCATAAGCCCTAGCAGCCATGTCAGGGCTAGTGAAAGTTCCGAGCCATATCCGCGATTTCTTGTGATCCGGTTGCCTCAGCTCAcacacccacttcccacacctTTGCCTCACACCTTTGTAAACTGGGTGCCTAGTCTCTGTGAACTTCTTCCTCCCTGCCTTTCTCTTTTTAACCACCCCCATACTAGTTTGCATTAGGGTTGGAACAGAAATAATCGAAGTTGAAGACGACCGATCATCGGTTAAATCTGCCATTGTTAATGAAGAAGTATCTAGCTAGGGTTTGCAAATGAGGGATATTGATAGTtatagaagaagaaagaaagctaTTGAAGGTGACCAATGTTGCATGCAAGTATTTTAAACGTTGTTGAATGTTATTTTGTGGCTTGAGCTCCAAGGTgtatttgaaaaatattaaacGTGGAAATGCTGGGGGTTCCAGAAATATAAAACCCCACGTGGGAGAGAAAGGCTCTAAAGTGCTTTATGTTTTATATACTATCTACTTTGATTTGTATTTTGATGGGTGGAGACTGGACTGGATAGGGGACCATTTATCTGATGCGCAAGTCAAAGATGGTAGGTTACCATGGCCATGTCATaatgtttatttattattttcttaaagTATATTTAGCTTTTCGACAAGAGATTTTATGATTTATTCGAAACACCTAATGTCATCAATTATTGGAAATATCAGCAGGTAATTTTCAGTATACTTAAAACGCAGTCATCTTTATCATTCAACTTTATAACATGTGATTAAtttgtattaaaatattttgaaatatGACATATCAATTATGTCATTCATTCTTATTATAACACGTGAAATAAAATACCACGTGACTTTGCGTTTTTCGTATGTATAAAAAATTTTCCATATCAACTATGTCCTCACTTGTATTACAACACATGGAATGATTCCCAATGTATgcaaagtattttttttaatgcaacAATATAGAAATAAATTTATCGAACTTGTGATTCACGATATTCAACTTTTAACTTCTGATTTTATGTGAAAATAAATGTACTAAATCATAGTAAGTAAAAATATATTCTTCGTTTGTAGACTGTTCCATATAGAGAAATATTAAGGAAATTCTTTCAAAGTGAGATTTTCTATGAATTATCTACCATCTCACAATTTAACCTAATTATCTTGCTAACATTATGAAACAATGTACCAAAAATATGAGACGACAACATATCTATAAAAGGTTTCACTTTAAAGAAAGATTCATTAACATTCTCGttccatatatttatattttaggaTTTTTGTAGTATAAGATCCCCATTAAACTATGAGAGGTTGAGGACGGTGGTGCGTCCAATCATTCACCGGTACTGAGTTTTGTATACATTATTTGTGGAATTTGGCAGTGCGCTACTGGAAGTCAGATTTT is drawn from Malus domestica chromosome 14, GDT2T_hap1 and contains these coding sequences:
- the LOC103453940 gene encoding dehydration-responsive element-binding protein 1D-like; translated protein: MADLTDDRSSSTSIISVPTLMQTSMGVVKKRKAGRKKFTETRHPVYKGVRQRCGKWVCELRQPDHKKSRIWLGTFTSPDMAARAYDVAALALKGESASLNFPNEASALPRFESNAYTVKEIQCAALEAAEAFLEVKVKASSSSSLKLEKVEEEEMGKVVYLDEEELFNMPGLIDSMAEGLILTPPSLQKGFNWNEYDDDDWGNNTGDISLWSD